From a region of the Rouxiella sp. S1S-2 genome:
- a CDS encoding GMC family oxidoreductase: MAQVTKEEVDVVVVGLGWAGSLMSIELAMAGLKVRALERGGDRGYEEFAYPKPADEYAYAVRNKVMATPAEAAVTVRYNMSETALPTRKWGAFAPGTGVGGSGLHWTAVLIRPTPTDLKLKTYADQAYKPGILQEGMRIMDFPFTWDEIEPYYTKFEHICGQSGKTGNLRGQIMEGGDPFEGPRSEPYPLPALEDTLNSSMFADVAKKMGYHPFPNPSACVSRAWTNPYGNQIAPCNYCGYCSKYPCLNYSKASPQTAVMDALKRMENFSYEVHANVLKVVLHDDKKTAKGVIYMDAQGNECFQPAKIVVLSSFQFCNVRLMLLSGIGKPYNPITEEGVVGRNYAFLSNGGSTLFFKDKNFNPFATAGATGQMINDISPGNYDGPGLGFIGGAKIHSSQATGTPISTSLPKGTPAWGTGWKEGMEEWYGHSMKISITTTCQSYRDIYLDLDPNYNDEYGMPLLRMTFDWKENELKLQQYLKGIVGNITKELNPDSYSESFLPMDAHFDLTKYVSTHNVGGAVMGDNPKTSALNKYLQSWDVHNVFVPGGNAFPQNFQANPTDTIGAITLMAAQAIKDHYLKNPGPLVQV, encoded by the coding sequence ATGGCACAAGTGACAAAAGAAGAAGTCGACGTCGTTGTCGTCGGCCTCGGTTGGGCAGGCTCGCTGATGAGTATCGAGCTTGCTATGGCAGGCCTTAAGGTGCGCGCACTCGAACGCGGCGGTGACCGCGGCTATGAGGAGTTCGCCTACCCTAAGCCGGCCGATGAATACGCCTATGCGGTAAGAAATAAGGTCATGGCCACCCCGGCAGAAGCCGCGGTTACCGTGCGCTATAACATGAGCGAAACCGCATTACCTACCCGCAAATGGGGCGCTTTTGCGCCAGGCACCGGCGTGGGCGGATCGGGCCTGCACTGGACGGCAGTATTAATTCGCCCTACTCCTACCGATTTAAAACTTAAAACCTATGCCGACCAAGCGTATAAACCCGGAATTCTGCAGGAAGGCATGCGCATCATGGACTTCCCGTTCACCTGGGACGAGATTGAACCTTACTACACCAAGTTTGAGCACATTTGCGGTCAGTCGGGCAAAACCGGCAATCTGCGTGGCCAAATCATGGAGGGCGGCGATCCGTTTGAAGGGCCGCGTTCTGAGCCTTATCCGCTGCCTGCGCTAGAAGATACCCTTAATAGCAGCATGTTTGCCGACGTGGCAAAAAAGATGGGTTATCACCCGTTCCCCAACCCTTCAGCCTGCGTTTCTCGCGCCTGGACGAATCCGTATGGCAATCAGATAGCGCCCTGTAACTACTGCGGTTATTGCAGTAAATATCCATGCCTCAACTACTCCAAAGCGTCGCCACAAACGGCAGTGATGGACGCCCTCAAGCGCATGGAAAACTTCTCCTATGAAGTTCATGCCAATGTGCTGAAAGTCGTGCTGCACGACGACAAAAAAACCGCAAAAGGCGTTATCTACATGGACGCACAGGGCAACGAGTGCTTCCAACCGGCAAAAATCGTGGTGTTGAGCAGCTTCCAGTTCTGCAACGTGCGTTTAATGCTGCTGTCGGGTATCGGCAAGCCCTATAACCCTATCACCGAAGAAGGCGTAGTCGGTCGTAACTATGCGTTTCTGAGCAACGGCGGCTCCACGCTGTTCTTCAAAGATAAAAACTTTAATCCGTTTGCCACCGCAGGCGCTACCGGTCAGATGATCAATGACATCTCACCGGGTAACTACGACGGTCCGGGATTAGGCTTCATCGGCGGAGCAAAAATTCACAGCTCGCAGGCCACCGGCACGCCTATCAGCACCTCATTGCCAAAAGGTACGCCCGCCTGGGGAACCGGCTGGAAAGAGGGAATGGAAGAGTGGTACGGCCATTCGATGAAAATAAGCATCACCACCACTTGCCAGTCGTATCGCGATATTTATCTCGATTTAGACCCGAACTACAACGACGAATACGGCATGCCGCTACTGCGCATGACCTTTGACTGGAAAGAGAACGAGCTGAAACTGCAGCAGTATCTGAAAGGCATCGTCGGCAATATTACCAAAGAGTTGAATCCGGACAGCTACAGTGAAAGCTTCCTGCCGATGGATGCACACTTTGATCTGACCAAATACGTATCGACCCACAACGTGGGCGGCGCGGTAATGGGTGATAACCCAAAAACGTCGGCGCTGAACAAGTATCTGCAAAGCTGGGACGTGCACAACGTATTTGTGCCGGGCGGTAACGCCTTCCCGCAGAACTTCCAGGCGAACCCCACCGACACCATCGGCGCAATTACCCTGATGGCCGCTCAGGCGATTAAAGATCACTATCTGAAAAATCCCGGCCCGCTGGTACAGGTATAA
- a CDS encoding gluconate 2-dehydrogenase subunit 3 family protein, giving the protein MLLQKKTTRRKFLLGSIMALPVSAIMVKGLTAAQAAEMAAPDLLDYKPVFFSAEEWQFIMSAADRLIPPGGKGKAPGALETNVPIFIDQQMHGEFGSEIYMQGPFNVHAPATMGYQLPYRPQEIYKIGIRLANSWCQQNHQKAFHDLSENDKDSVLTQLQKNGIKFADLGEASLMASQFFSELLSDTKHGYLADPIYGGNKGMKAWIAIGFPGARASYTEWVKQHNIPYPLGPVSLTGARA; this is encoded by the coding sequence ATGCTCCTTCAAAAGAAAACTACCCGTCGTAAGTTTTTACTCGGGTCAATAATGGCTTTACCGGTTAGCGCCATCATGGTCAAAGGATTAACAGCGGCGCAGGCAGCTGAAATGGCGGCACCGGACCTGCTCGACTACAAACCCGTCTTTTTTAGCGCCGAAGAATGGCAATTTATTATGTCTGCCGCTGACCGCCTGATACCGCCGGGGGGCAAAGGGAAAGCACCGGGCGCACTGGAAACTAATGTGCCTATCTTTATCGATCAGCAAATGCACGGCGAATTCGGCAGCGAAATTTACATGCAGGGACCATTCAACGTGCATGCGCCCGCAACAATGGGTTATCAACTGCCTTATCGCCCGCAGGAAATCTACAAAATTGGCATTCGTCTGGCAAACAGTTGGTGCCAGCAGAATCATCAAAAAGCCTTTCATGATCTTTCAGAGAATGACAAAGACAGCGTTCTGACCCAGCTTCAGAAAAACGGTATCAAGTTCGCAGACCTGGGCGAGGCGTCTCTGATGGCCTCGCAATTCTTTAGCGAACTGCTTTCTGATACCAAACACGGCTACCTCGCAGACCCCATTTACGGCGGCAACAAAGGCATGAAGGCCTGGATTGCCATCGGATTCCCGGGAGCACGCGCCAGCTATACGGAATGGGTGAAGCAGCACAACATCCCCTATCCATTAGGTCCCGTCAGCCTCACCGGCGCGCGCGCTTAA
- a CDS encoding LacI family DNA-binding transcriptional regulator → MNNDRNPDKNQSRSPTLEDVARAAGLSPMTVSRALNNPKVVRPGTISRVMEAVNSTGYIPNMLAGGLTTKRTKLIAVVVPQINNNMFVDTVQAIGDELALRGYHMLLCIVGYTTESETDIVSTLLTRRPDGMVLTGIHHSSDLKRVILNANIPVVEIWDMTPTPLDMLVGFSHEKIGHAIAHYFLEQNFTRFGLICASDRRAQVRKNGVIDVLRTRPECFIRDITVTAPANMEVGRRGLSQLIEEGKTFDAIICTSDTLAQGAIMEAEARGLRVPQDLKVIGFADLNFAAHNRPAITTICVDKVKIGQQAANMLADKIEGHEVAESVIDIGFSLIVRESA, encoded by the coding sequence GTGAATAACGATAGAAATCCTGACAAAAATCAGTCCCGCTCCCCAACGCTTGAAGACGTTGCCAGAGCTGCCGGCCTGTCGCCGATGACGGTGAGTCGCGCGCTTAACAATCCGAAGGTGGTGCGACCCGGCACCATTTCACGGGTGATGGAGGCAGTTAACAGCACCGGCTATATTCCGAATATGTTAGCCGGTGGCCTGACGACCAAGCGTACCAAACTGATCGCGGTGGTTGTCCCGCAAATCAATAACAACATGTTTGTCGATACCGTGCAGGCGATTGGTGACGAGCTCGCTCTGCGCGGCTATCACATGCTGCTCTGTATTGTCGGTTACACCACAGAGTCTGAAACCGACATTGTTTCTACCCTGCTGACCCGCAGGCCGGACGGCATGGTGCTGACCGGGATCCACCACTCTTCAGACCTAAAAAGAGTGATCCTCAACGCCAATATTCCGGTGGTAGAAATCTGGGATATGACCCCAACGCCGCTGGATATGCTGGTCGGCTTCTCTCATGAAAAAATCGGTCATGCCATCGCACACTATTTTCTCGAGCAAAACTTTACGCGATTTGGCCTCATCTGTGCGTCTGACCGTCGCGCACAGGTGCGTAAGAACGGCGTGATCGACGTTTTACGCACCCGTCCAGAGTGCTTCATTCGCGACATTACCGTCACGGCGCCCGCCAATATGGAAGTCGGACGCCGTGGCTTAAGTCAGCTAATAGAAGAAGGTAAAACGTTCGATGCCATCATTTGCACCTCCGACACGCTGGCACAGGGGGCAATCATGGAGGCCGAGGCGCGCGGTTTACGGGTTCCGCAGGACCTGAAAGTTATCGGTTTTGCTGATTTAAACTTTGCGGCACATAACCGGCCTGCCATTACCACTATTTGCGTCGATAAAGTCAAAATTGGCCAGCAGGCTGCCAACATGTTGGCGGATAAAATCGAAGGTCACGAGGTTGCCGAAAGCGTTATCGATATCGGTTTCTCTCTTATCGTCCGCGAATCGGCCTGA
- a CDS encoding tautomerase family protein, which yields MFKHYYFDPRGSRLAYREKNMPEIVVYAVEGRSDEQKAKLMKKLTEAVVESFDVDAERVVVSIVETKAVNKSRGGVPFSELNKKP from the coding sequence ATTTTTAAACATTATTATTTTGATCCACGCGGGTCGAGACTTGCTTATCGGGAGAAAAACATGCCAGAGATCGTGGTTTATGCTGTAGAAGGGCGCTCTGATGAGCAAAAAGCCAAGTTGATGAAGAAGCTTACCGAGGCGGTAGTGGAATCTTTTGACGTCGATGCCGAGCGCGTGGTGGTGTCGATTGTTGAGACCAAGGCGGTCAATAAATCGCGCGGCGGTGTGCCCTTTAGCGAATTGAATAAGAAGCCATAA
- the fhuE gene encoding ferric-rhodotorulic acid/ferric-coprogen receptor FhuE, translated as MLVRASKFSGKKSTQSAEVRTQWKSTLSVLTVLIGSVLYAHHSDAAETTSPKSDILVVDATANSPDGTTPENSGKAYAVKTTTAGTGLTLAPRDVPQSVSVITQQRMQDQNLQTVGEVLDQTVGVYSQTTDSERQQYYARGFEINNYTFDGIPTNVTGAWNFGDSTEDTAIYDRIEVVRGATGLLSGAGNPSASVNMVRKHADSKTWTGTVTGTYGSWDKRRGVVDVQGPLNDSGTVRGRVVAGYQDKDSYLDNYKARKAFIYGVVDADITDNTKLSVGYDYQQSRVRGSTWGGIPTWYTDGSKTTFSRSFNPAPNWAHYNVDSKKIFADLSHQFDNGWNIRANGTHSETTFDSKLMYIDGFADKITGIGATGYGGWYQGKRKLDSVDVMANGPFQLLGRQHELIAGVTYSRQNNSYNASTTSFSPEQIGNLNDWDGSMADANWDSMTPYSAEIIRQKSAYSAARFSLADPLSLIVGARYTQWSAEETGIYTGSSSYEKNNVTPYAGLVYDINETWSAYASYTSIFQPQDYKTVDGKLLDPIKGKSYEAGVKSDWYNGSLIASAAVFRVEQDNLGQQDGSKFVEGSSDQAYYAAQGTVSKGVEFEINGAVTDNLKVTFGGTTYSIKDGEGNGVSTNLPRTAFKLFTGYKLPVPQDITVGGGATWQNRTYQDTTGVSGENVRIYQGSYALFNLFTRYQITPQLSAQLNVNNLFDKTYYTNLSNYIVYGEPRNASVSLSYSF; from the coding sequence ATGTTAGTGCGCGCGTCAAAGTTCAGTGGCAAAAAATCAACCCAATCCGCAGAGGTTCGAACACAGTGGAAATCGACACTCTCGGTGCTCACCGTTCTTATTGGTTCTGTGTTATATGCCCATCACTCTGACGCCGCAGAAACGACTTCGCCAAAGTCAGACATCCTAGTGGTTGATGCCACCGCCAACAGTCCTGACGGCACAACGCCGGAAAATAGCGGCAAAGCGTATGCGGTTAAAACCACAACGGCCGGTACTGGCCTGACGCTGGCGCCACGCGACGTACCGCAGTCGGTCAGTGTAATAACCCAACAGCGCATGCAGGACCAAAATCTGCAGACCGTTGGCGAAGTGCTGGATCAAACCGTCGGCGTTTACAGCCAAACTACCGACAGCGAACGTCAGCAGTATTATGCCCGTGGTTTCGAAATCAATAACTACACCTTTGACGGCATACCTACCAACGTGACCGGTGCATGGAACTTCGGGGACTCCACCGAAGATACCGCAATTTATGACCGCATTGAGGTCGTACGCGGCGCAACTGGCCTGCTTTCAGGTGCGGGTAACCCTTCCGCCTCAGTCAATATGGTGCGCAAACACGCCGACAGCAAAACCTGGACCGGCACCGTCACCGGCACTTATGGCAGTTGGGACAAGCGCCGGGGCGTGGTTGACGTGCAGGGTCCGCTCAACGATTCAGGCACCGTGCGCGGTCGCGTGGTGGCCGGTTATCAGGATAAAGATTCTTATCTCGACAACTACAAGGCGCGAAAGGCCTTCATCTATGGCGTGGTTGACGCCGACATCACCGACAATACCAAGCTTTCCGTAGGCTACGACTATCAGCAAAGCCGTGTGCGCGGCTCTACCTGGGGTGGCATCCCCACCTGGTACACCGACGGCAGCAAAACCACCTTCTCGCGCAGCTTCAATCCGGCACCGAACTGGGCGCACTACAACGTGGATTCCAAAAAAATCTTCGCCGATCTGAGCCATCAGTTTGACAACGGCTGGAACATTCGCGCAAACGGCACCCATTCCGAAACCACTTTTGATTCCAAGCTGATGTACATCGACGGCTTCGCGGATAAAATTACCGGCATCGGCGCGACAGGCTATGGCGGCTGGTATCAGGGTAAACGAAAGCTGGACTCGGTTGACGTGATGGCAAACGGTCCATTCCAACTGCTGGGCCGCCAACATGAGCTGATTGCCGGCGTCACGTACAGCCGTCAAAACAACAGTTACAACGCATCAACGACGAGCTTTAGCCCCGAACAGATTGGCAATCTCAATGACTGGGACGGCTCAATGGCCGATGCCAACTGGGATTCCATGACGCCTTATTCTGCTGAAATTATTCGTCAGAAGTCCGCCTACAGCGCCGCTCGTTTCTCGCTCGCCGACCCACTCAGTTTGATTGTCGGTGCGCGCTACACCCAATGGAGCGCCGAAGAGACGGGTATTTACACGGGCAGCTCCAGCTACGAAAAAAATAACGTTACGCCATATGCCGGTCTGGTTTATGACATCAATGAAACTTGGTCGGCCTACGCCAGCTATACCTCAATCTTCCAGCCGCAGGACTACAAAACCGTTGACGGTAAACTGCTGGACCCTATCAAGGGTAAAAGCTACGAGGCGGGGGTTAAATCTGACTGGTACAACGGCAGCCTGATTGCATCAGCGGCCGTATTCCGCGTCGAACAGGATAATTTAGGCCAGCAAGACGGCAGTAAATTCGTGGAAGGCAGCTCCGACCAAGCCTACTATGCGGCGCAAGGAACCGTCAGTAAAGGCGTCGAATTTGAGATTAACGGCGCCGTTACCGATAATCTGAAGGTAACCTTCGGGGGCACCACTTACAGCATTAAAGATGGGGAGGGCAACGGCGTGAGCACTAACCTGCCGCGCACCGCGTTCAAGCTGTTCACTGGCTACAAACTGCCGGTCCCACAGGATATTACCGTGGGCGGTGGAGCGACCTGGCAGAACAGAACCTATCAGGACACCACCGGTGTATCCGGCGAAAATGTGCGTATCTATCAGGGGAGCTATGCGCTTTTCAACCTGTTCACCCGTTATCAGATTACGCCACAGCTCTCTGCCCAGCTCAACGTCAATAACCTGTTTGACAAGACGTATTACACAAACCTGAGCAACTACATCGTCTATGGCGAACCGCGTAACGCCTCAGTTTCACTGAGTTACAGCTTCTGA
- a CDS encoding cupin domain-containing protein produces MSIKIIAAGQQPSSAAPSEYFTGQVRIDSPFQGTGSARVGGAIVTFEPGARNAWHTHPLGQTLIVTYGRGWLQEWGGEIQEINQGDIVWIPEGVKHWHGATPNNAMTHIAIAESLNGSAIEWLEKVTDEQYKK; encoded by the coding sequence ATGAGTATAAAAATTATTGCCGCTGGACAGCAGCCAAGCAGCGCAGCGCCGAGCGAATATTTCACCGGGCAGGTGCGTATCGATTCGCCTTTTCAGGGCACTGGCTCGGCCCGCGTCGGCGGTGCCATCGTTACTTTCGAACCCGGTGCACGCAATGCCTGGCATACGCATCCGCTGGGCCAAACGCTGATCGTGACCTATGGGCGCGGCTGGCTTCAGGAGTGGGGCGGTGAAATTCAAGAGATCAATCAGGGCGATATTGTCTGGATCCCCGAAGGGGTTAAACACTGGCATGGAGCAACGCCCAACAATGCCATGACGCATATTGCCATCGCCGAGTCGCTAAACGGCAGCGCGATTGAATGGTTGGAAAAAGTCACTGATGAGCAATATAAGAAGTAA
- the speF gene encoding ornithine decarboxylase SpeF encodes MKQLKIAASASLASHLDTPRGVVSLDNADYTDIAAIVISVDDLNNGRLADVEALGFSIPAFVAVQGAEQVSPNFLSALKGVFALADANQAFYAAQLEAAADEYEQGLFPPFFDTLKKYVEMENSTFACPGHQGGEFFRRHPAGRQFFEFFGENIFRADMCNADVKLGDLLIHEGSAKDAQKHAAKVFSADKTYFVLNGTSAANKVVTNALLTRGDLVLFDRNNHKSNHHGALLQAGATPVYLETARNPFGFIGGIDAACFDERYLRKQIQQVAPERAGEKRPFRLAIIQLGTYDGTVYNARQVVEKIGHLCDYILFDSAWVGYEQFIPMMKECSPLLLELDENDPGIIVTQSVHKQQAGFSQTSQIHKKDNHIKGQKRHCSHKKLNNAFMMHASTSPFYPLFAALDVNARMHAGGSGKHMWMECVKLGIDARKMLLNQCSMIQPFVPPTVDGKPWQDHDTEMMANDVRFFDFVPGERWHAFAGYAEKQYFVDPCKLLLTTPGIDASSGKYTEFGIPATILANYLRENGIVPEKCDLNSILFLLTPAETESKMQHLVAEIARFERYIEEDALLSEVLPTVYRKNEERYRDYTIRQLCQEMHNLYVSFDVKELQKEMFREKGFPQVVMNAQDAHSEFIRDNVELVPISQAEGRIAAEGALPYPPGVLCVVPGELWGGAVQRYFMALEEGINILPGFSPELQGVYVEKKPVGWKRVMGYVIAE; translated from the coding sequence ATGAAACAGTTAAAAATAGCAGCAAGCGCCTCCTTGGCATCCCATCTCGACACACCGCGCGGCGTAGTCAGCCTCGATAACGCGGACTATACCGACATTGCGGCAATAGTGATTTCCGTGGATGACCTTAATAACGGCAGGCTGGCGGACGTTGAAGCCTTGGGATTCAGCATCCCCGCGTTTGTTGCAGTACAGGGGGCGGAACAGGTTTCTCCAAACTTTTTGTCGGCGCTGAAAGGCGTTTTTGCGTTGGCCGATGCTAACCAGGCGTTTTATGCCGCCCAGCTTGAAGCCGCTGCCGACGAGTACGAGCAGGGCTTGTTCCCGCCGTTTTTCGATACCTTAAAAAAGTACGTCGAAATGGAAAACTCCACCTTTGCCTGCCCGGGACATCAGGGGGGCGAATTCTTTCGTCGTCATCCCGCGGGTCGCCAGTTCTTTGAATTCTTTGGCGAAAACATTTTTCGTGCCGACATGTGCAACGCCGACGTTAAACTCGGTGACCTGCTTATCCACGAAGGGTCAGCGAAAGACGCACAGAAACATGCGGCGAAAGTGTTCAGCGCCGATAAAACCTATTTTGTGCTCAACGGCACCTCGGCGGCCAATAAAGTGGTCACCAACGCTTTGCTGACCCGAGGTGATTTGGTGTTGTTCGACCGCAACAACCATAAATCAAACCATCACGGTGCGCTGCTGCAGGCGGGCGCGACGCCGGTATATCTTGAAACTGCACGTAACCCGTTTGGTTTTATCGGCGGGATTGATGCCGCCTGTTTTGACGAACGCTATCTGCGCAAGCAAATTCAGCAGGTTGCACCAGAACGCGCGGGTGAGAAACGTCCGTTCCGCCTGGCAATTATTCAGCTGGGCACCTACGACGGTACGGTATATAACGCCCGTCAGGTGGTTGAAAAAATTGGTCATCTTTGTGATTACATCCTGTTTGACTCCGCGTGGGTTGGCTATGAGCAATTCATTCCGATGATGAAAGAGTGCTCTCCGCTGCTGCTGGAGCTGGACGAAAACGATCCAGGCATTATTGTGACCCAGTCGGTTCACAAGCAGCAGGCCGGTTTCTCGCAGACCTCACAGATCCATAAAAAAGATAATCATATCAAGGGCCAGAAGCGTCACTGTAGCCATAAAAAACTCAATAACGCCTTTATGATGCACGCCTCAACCAGTCCGTTTTATCCGCTGTTTGCCGCACTTGACGTCAATGCCCGCATGCACGCCGGCGGCAGTGGAAAACATATGTGGATGGAGTGCGTCAAGCTGGGTATCGACGCCCGTAAAATGCTGCTCAACCAGTGTTCGATGATTCAGCCGTTTGTGCCTCCGACAGTTGACGGCAAGCCGTGGCAGGATCATGACACTGAAATGATGGCTAACGATGTGCGCTTCTTTGACTTTGTTCCGGGCGAGCGTTGGCATGCATTTGCCGGCTATGCCGAAAAGCAGTACTTCGTAGACCCGTGCAAACTGTTACTGACTACGCCGGGTATTGATGCCAGCAGCGGTAAATATACCGAATTTGGTATTCCGGCGACTATTTTGGCCAACTACCTGCGTGAAAATGGCATCGTGCCGGAAAAATGTGACCTGAACTCGATTCTGTTCCTGCTGACGCCGGCTGAAACTGAGTCGAAAATGCAGCATTTGGTGGCCGAAATCGCTCGTTTTGAGCGTTATATTGAAGAAGATGCTTTGCTGAGTGAAGTATTGCCGACGGTGTATCGTAAAAATGAAGAGCGTTATCGCGACTACACCATTCGCCAACTGTGTCAGGAAATGCACAATCTTTATGTCAGCTTCGACGTGAAAGAGCTGCAAAAAGAGATGTTCCGCGAGAAGGGCTTCCCGCAGGTGGTGATGAATGCACAAGACGCGCACAGCGAGTTTATTCGCGACAACGTCGAGCTGGTGCCAATCAGTCAGGCGGAGGGCCGTATTGCGGCAGAAGGCGCGCTGCCTTATCCTCCGGGCGTGCTCTGCGTGGTTCCCGGCGAGCTTTGGGGCGGTGCGGTTCAGCGTTATTTCATGGCGCTGGAAGAAGGTATAAACATTCTACCGGGCTTCTCTCCTGAACTGCAGGGCGTTTACGTCGAGAAAAAACCAGTGGGTTGGAAACGCGTAATGGGCTATGTGATCGCCGAATAA
- the mltC gene encoding membrane-bound lytic murein transglycosylase MltC has product MKKILALLVIAPLLISCSSNKKDLFNEAYVKDTNGFDILMGQFAHNIENIWGMNEVLIAGPKDYVKYSDAYETRSHINFEAGTITIETISGLDPADKLRQAIVKTLLVGEDASGVDLYSDANDIQISKEPMLYGQVLDNTGQPIRWQGRATSFANYLLQYKLQQRQSGMHIIYSVTIQMVPNHLDKRAHKYLPLVREAAARYGVDQSLILAIMQTESAFNPYAVSNADALGLMQVVQHSAGADVFKSEGKWGKPSRSYLFDPANNINTGTAYLAILQNAYLAGIANPTSRRYAVITAYNGGAGSVLRVFSSDKTQAFNMINNMSPGDVYDTLVSRHPSGESRRYLYKVNNTQKSYRRTD; this is encoded by the coding sequence ATGAAGAAAATTTTAGCGTTGCTGGTTATCGCACCTTTACTGATTTCCTGTTCGAGCAATAAAAAAGACCTTTTTAACGAAGCTTACGTCAAAGACACCAACGGTTTTGACATTTTGATGGGCCAATTTGCCCACAATATTGAAAACATCTGGGGCATGAATGAAGTTCTGATCGCCGGTCCAAAAGACTACGTAAAATACAGCGATGCTTATGAAACCCGCAGCCACATTAACTTTGAGGCGGGTACTATTACCATCGAGACTATTTCAGGCCTCGACCCTGCCGACAAACTGCGTCAGGCGATAGTGAAAACCCTGTTGGTCGGCGAAGATGCCAGCGGCGTAGACCTTTACTCCGACGCCAACGATATTCAAATCAGTAAAGAACCGATGCTTTACGGTCAGGTACTGGACAACACCGGGCAACCTATTCGCTGGCAGGGCCGTGCGACCAGTTTCGCCAACTATTTGTTGCAGTATAAACTGCAACAACGCCAGTCCGGCATGCACATTATTTACTCCGTAACCATTCAGATGGTGCCAAACCACCTGGACAAACGTGCGCATAAATATCTGCCGCTGGTGCGTGAAGCCGCCGCGAGATACGGCGTCGATCAGTCACTGATCTTAGCCATTATGCAAACCGAATCTGCGTTTAACCCGTATGCGGTCAGCAATGCCGACGCCTTGGGTCTGATGCAGGTAGTACAGCATTCGGCCGGCGCTGACGTCTTTAAATCGGAAGGGAAATGGGGCAAGCCAAGCAGAAGCTACCTGTTTGATCCAGCAAATAATATTAACACTGGCACGGCGTATCTGGCGATTTTGCAGAACGCCTACCTGGCCGGAATTGCTAACCCGACCTCGAGACGTTATGCGGTAATTACCGCCTATAACGGCGGTGCGGGAAGCGTGCTTCGCGTCTTCTCGAGTGATAAAACGCAGGCGTTTAACATGATTAACAATATGTCGCCGGGCGATGTTTACGACACGCTGGTCAGCCGTCATCCATCCGGTGAATCGCGTCGTTATCTCTACAAAGTTAACAATACCCAGAAAAGCTATCGTCGCACCGACTAG
- a CDS encoding oxidative damage protection protein: MSRTIFCTFLNKEAEGQDFQLYPGEVGKRIFNEISKEAWSEWMKKQTMLINEKKLSMMNPEDRKLLEQEMIKFLFEGHDVHIEGYTPPSQ, translated from the coding sequence ATGAGCAGAACAATTTTTTGTACGTTCTTGAACAAAGAAGCCGAAGGCCAGGATTTTCAGCTCTATCCGGGCGAAGTGGGTAAACGTATCTTCAATGAGATTTCTAAAGAAGCCTGGTCAGAGTGGATGAAAAAACAAACCATGCTCATCAACGAGAAAAAATTAAGCATGATGAATCCTGAAGACCGCAAACTGCTGGAGCAGGAGATGATCAAATTCTTGTTCGAAGGCCATGATGTGCATATTGAAGGTTACACCCCACCTTCACAGTAA